From the Haladaptatus sp. DJG-WS-42 genome, the window AGCCCGCGGCGGCGAGGTAAACGGCAAGGTAGAGGAGCTGCTCTCACTCGTCCGCCTCGAACCCGACGTGTATGCAGAAAAGCAGGCAACAGAACTCTCTGGCGGGCAAAAACAGCGCGTTGCACTCGCGCGTTCGCTCGCCTACGACCCGGACATCCTCCTGCTCGACGAACCGCTCGCCTCGCTCGACTACGTGCTTCAAAAGCGGCTCCAGCGTGAGTTGGCAGACCTGAACGTCGAACTCGACATGACGTTCATCTACGTCACTCACTCGCTCGAATCTGCGCTCGTCATGAGCGACAAACTGTTCGTCATCGACGACGGCAACATCATCCAGACGGGCCCGCCAGAGGAGATCTACCGCAACCCGAACAACAAGTTCATCGCGGAGTTCATGGGTGACGCGAACGTGTTCGAGGTGGACACCACGGTGCGCGAGGACACGGTACTCGTCGCCGGAGCAGAGTTCGACGGTTCGACCGAAGTCCCACGACGGGGGTCGAGCGACGACCGCCTCACTCACCTCGTCGTTCGCCACGACGACTGCGCCGTCGAACCGACGTTGACCCACGACATGGGCACCGAGGTGAAAGTCACCAACGTCCTCATCAAGGGGAACACCGCGCTCATCGAGGTCAAGTCGACAGACGCAGGCGCTGAGTACGTCGCAGAGATGAGCTTCGACCGCGTCCAGCAACTCGGTATCGAGATGGGCGACACTGCTATCCTCCAGTGGGAGGCAGCGAAAGCAATCCCGGTTCCGGAGTGACCATGTCTACGATAGAAAAACTCCAGCACCAGCTTGGCACTGCGGGCGACGAGAGCATCCTGCGGACGCTTGCCCGCCCGCCGACGGTGTTCATGATTCCGCTCACGGTGCTGTTGGTGTTCATGTTCATCGGCCCGATTCTCTCCATCGTGCTGTACTCGATGATGCCGAGCAACGCACTGTCGCTCAATCCAGCGACGTGGACGGTCGCCAACTACGCAGAGATTATCGGCGGCGTCATCGACGGGACGGGCGTCTACGGCGAAGTGATGTCGAACACCGTGCTCATCAGCGTCGCAACGACGCTCGCCACGCTTGTGTTCTCGTATCCGGCCGCCTACGCGCTGGCCCGCAAAATCAAGCGGTTCAAGCTGCTGTTCTTGCTCGCACTCATCGTGCCGCTGTTCACGAGCGTCAACATCCGCGTGTTCGGGTGGGTGTTGTTCCTCGTCAAACGCGGCGTTCTCCAGAGCCTCCTCGGGCAGTTCGGCATTGCGACGCCGTCGTTGCTCTACCAAGAGTGGACCATCATCCTCGGGACGACGTACGTCTACATGCCGTTCATGCTGTTCCCGATTTACCTCTCCATCGGCGCGATCTCCGATGAGACGTTCGAGGCCGCCCGTGACCTCGGGGCGAGCCGGTACATGCTGTTTCGGGACATCGTGCTCCCGATGAGCAAACCCGGCATCATCATCGGCTGTCTGTTCGTGTTCGTCCTGAGTCTGGGTGCCGAAGTCGAGGCGCTCTTGCTCGGTGGTGGGTCGATTTACACTGCCGCGAACAACATCAGCTACTCGTTTGGCTACTCACAGAACTGGCCGCTCGGGTCGGCACAGGCGGTTGGCCTGCTCATCATCACGGTCATCGCGGGCATCGTCATCCTGCGGACAATCGACCTGCGCGAAATCGCGTCACGGGGGAGCTAACATGAGTACCGAACAATCCACCTCACTCGCATCGCGCATCGGGGGCGGCCTCTGGTACGGCTACGTTGGACTCGTGGCACTGTTTTTCATGTTGCCACTGTTCAGCCTCGTCATCGCGTCGTTCTACGACGGCCAGATTTTCTCGTTCCCCTACGAGTTTACGACCGACTGGTACGCGAAGGCGCTCGCCTCTTCGAGCGTGCAGTCTGCGGTGCTGACGACCGCGAAAATCACCATCCCGGTGACGATTCTCTCGACCATCATCGGGACGGCTGGCGCGCTTGCCTACACCCGCCACGAGTTCGCGGGCCAAGAGCTGTTCAAAATCTTCGCGCTGTTGCCCATCTTCTTCCCGCTCATCTTGCTCGGACTCGGGATGTCGATGTGGGCGAACCTGACCGGGCTTGGCTACGGCGTGCTTCCGGCGATTATCGGCGAACTCGTCTGGATTTCACCCATCGTGATGTTCGTCGTCTCCATCACCGCGCTCAGCGTCGACCCGAACTTAGAGGAAGCCGCGAAAGACCTCGGTGCGGACACGGTGACGCTGTACAAGGACGTTATCTTGCCGCTCGTCTCCGATGGCATCGTGTCGGGGGCGATCTTCGCGTTCGTCCTTTCGTGGAACAACTACTACATCGTCTCCTACCTCAAGGGGTCTGACATCACCGTCACGACGTGGATTCACGGGCGGATGACCCAAGGGTTTACGCCCATCGTCCCAGCGCTCGCGTCGATGATTTTC encodes:
- a CDS encoding ABC transporter permease, encoding MSTEQSTSLASRIGGGLWYGYVGLVALFFMLPLFSLVIASFYDGQIFSFPYEFTTDWYAKALASSSVQSAVLTTAKITIPVTILSTIIGTAGALAYTRHEFAGQELFKIFALLPIFFPLILLGLGMSMWANLTGLGYGVLPAIIGELVWISPIVMFVVSITALSVDPNLEEAAKDLGADTVTLYKDVILPLVSDGIVSGAIFAFVLSWNNYYIVSYLKGSDITVTTWIHGRMTQGFTPIVPALASMIFYLSLTLLVIAVIIELRGDKIKAALSRD
- a CDS encoding ABC transporter ATP-binding protein yields the protein MLQATNLRKEYGSLVAVEDVDFEIESGEFATIVGPSGCGKTTLLRMIAGHLTPTSGTLEFDGQDITTLEPQERPTSLVFQSWALFPHMTVRENIEFPIKARGGEVNGKVEELLSLVRLEPDVYAEKQATELSGGQKQRVALARSLAYDPDILLLDEPLASLDYVLQKRLQRELADLNVELDMTFIYVTHSLESALVMSDKLFVIDDGNIIQTGPPEEIYRNPNNKFIAEFMGDANVFEVDTTVREDTVLVAGAEFDGSTEVPRRGSSDDRLTHLVVRHDDCAVEPTLTHDMGTEVKVTNVLIKGNTALIEVKSTDAGAEYVAEMSFDRVQQLGIEMGDTAILQWEAAKAIPVPE
- a CDS encoding ABC transporter permease; this encodes MSTIEKLQHQLGTAGDESILRTLARPPTVFMIPLTVLLVFMFIGPILSIVLYSMMPSNALSLNPATWTVANYAEIIGGVIDGTGVYGEVMSNTVLISVATTLATLVFSYPAAYALARKIKRFKLLFLLALIVPLFTSVNIRVFGWVLFLVKRGVLQSLLGQFGIATPSLLYQEWTIILGTTYVYMPFMLFPIYLSIGAISDETFEAARDLGASRYMLFRDIVLPMSKPGIIIGCLFVFVLSLGAEVEALLLGGGSIYTAANNISYSFGYSQNWPLGSAQAVGLLIITVIAGIVILRTIDLREIASRGS